A window of Struthio camelus isolate bStrCam1 chromosome 15, bStrCam1.hap1, whole genome shotgun sequence contains these coding sequences:
- the SUN1 gene encoding SUN domain-containing protein 1 isoform X5 produces MDFSRLHTYTPPQCVPENTGYTYALSSSYSSAALDFETEHKLDPVFDSPRMSRRSLRLAAAGFHKSDDARSDILHDGSYAGNVSFREQSKMVKQRKSMNKQSGTVRHTPRKNLSSSSIFSQSSFNSHASDTSMTSTVLDESLIREQTEVDHFWGLDDDGDPKGSDTTLMQGNGDVATAEMQTAVINGYTCNDCSMLSERKEVLTAYSASHVPSSRIYSRDRSQKHASTHSDYCGSMNVKEIFRDNSRLGVHEESICDDCKGKKHLETYTTDHMQSSWAKRVARTIWHTFSYAGYFMVHMLRTVGATGWLVSQKVLSLLWLPIVSSGRAASGMFWWLRTGWYQLVALMSLLSALLLRCLPKIFKLLLFLIPLLFLLGMWSWGFDGFVSLLPSLNWTRIHRVQRIDDAIHILKPQPDSSHSVQPPKGTINIFDSGRVTELEKQMAFVSDRCHHRDEEYRKVMLLLQNLQDQVAQMSDRSEILTLIKNVMSQHLTDMKEEEKTNFLALHQEHEMRIMTLGDLLGKLSAKSEDIQKELDIAKAKTMRDGDEHNHLLSKVKKLELELSQMKSELLNWQSVKTSCDKIDVIHEKVDAQVKESIKLMFFGDRQEDFPESLLQWLASNFVSKSDLQTLLQDLELQILKNITLHMSSTNQKLTSEVVTNAVNNVGVSGITEAQARIIVNNALKLYSQDKTGMVDFALESGGGSILSTRCSETYETKTALISLFGIPLWYFSQSPRVVIQPDMYPGNCWAFKGSQGYLVVRLSMKIYPTAFTVEHIPKTLSPTGNITSAPKNFSVYGLDDEYQEEGVLLGHYFYDQGGEPLQMFPVKEENENVFQIVELRIVSNWGHAEYTCLYRFRVHGKPAE; encoded by the exons ttCAAGTTATTCTTCGGCTGCTTTGGATTTTGAGACAGAGCACAAATTGGATCCGGTATTTGATTCACCAAGAATGTCACGGCGTAGTTTGCGGTTAGCTGCTGCAGGATTTCATAAATCGGATGATGCCCGAAGTGATATCCTTCATGATGGCTCTTACGCTGGAAATGTGTCTTTCAGAGAACAGTCTAA GATGGTGAAGCAACGCAAAAGTATGAATAAACAATCTGGCACTGTGAGACATACACCAAGGAAAAATCTATCCAGCTCTTCTATTTTTAGCCAAAGTAGTTTCAATAGCCATGCCAGTGATACATCAATGACATCCACTGTATTGGATGAATCTTTGATTCGAGAGCAGACTGAAGTTGATCATTTCTGGG gtcTTGATGATGATGGTGACCCGAAAG GTAGTGATACTACACTGATGCAGGGAAATGGTGATGTAGCAACAGCGGAAATGCAGACTGCAGTGATCAATGGCTATACTTGCAACGATTGCAGCATGCTTTCTGAACGGAAGGAGGTTCTTACAGCATACTCTGCTTCTCACGTGCCATCTTCCAGAATTTACTCGAGGGATAGGAGTCAGAAGCATGCATCTA CTCACTCAGATTACTGTGGAAGCATGAACGTAAAGGAGATTTTCAGAGACAATAGCCGTCTTGGTGTACATGAGGAATCAATAT GTGATGACTGTAAGGGGAAGAAACATCTTGAAACATACACCACAGACCACATGCAATCCTCATGGGCTAAAAGGGTAGCAAGGACCATTTGGCACACCTTTTCTTATGCAG GTTACTTTATGGTTCACATGTTGCGAACAGTGGGAGCAACTGGATGGCTTGTGTCTCAGAAGGTGTTGTCTCTACTTTGGCTGCCCATTGTTTCTTCAG GGAGGGCAGCTTCTGGCATGTTCTGGTGGCTTAGAACTGGATGGTATCAACTTGTTGCTCTAATGTCTTTGCTCAGTGCGCTGCTTCTTAG ATGCCTTCCAAAGATTTTCAAGCTATTACTGTTTCTCATCCCGCTGCTGTTTTTACTAG GTATGTGGTCCTGGGGATTTGATGGCTTCGTTTCACTACTACCCTCATTGAACTGGACAAGAATTCACAGAGTACAGAGAATAGATGATGCTATTCATATTCTCAAACCACAGCCTGATTCTTCTCATTCTGTGCAGCCTCCAAAG GGTACCATAAATATCTTTGATTCTGGTCGTGTAACTGAGCTGGAAAAGCAAATGGCCTTCGTGTCTGACAGATGCCATCACCGTGATGAAGAATATAGGAAAGTGATGCTTCTACTCCAGAATCTTCAAGATCAAGTTGCCCAGATGAGTGACAGAAGTGAAATATTGACACTAATAAAAAATGTGATGAGTCAGCATCTCACAGAtatgaaagaggaggaaaag actaaCTTCCTGGCTTTACATCAAGAACATGAGATGCGCATCATGACACTGGGAGACCTTCTTGGAAAACTTTCTGCTAAATCTGAG GACATCCAGAAGGAGCTTGACATAGCCAAAGCAAAAACAATGCG AGATGGTGATGAACATAATCACCTTTTATCCAAAGTTAAAAAGCTGGAACTAGAGTTGTCTCAGATGAAATCAGAGCTGTTAAATTGGCAAAGTGTGAAGACAAGCTGCGACAAAATAGATGTCATTCATGAGAAA GTAGATGCCCAGGTCAAAGAATCCATCAAGCTAATGTTTTTCGGTGATCGCCAGGAAGACTTTCCTGAATCACTTCTCCAATGGCTTGCATCCAATTTTGTGAGCAAAAGTGATTTGCAGACTTTGCTGCAGGATCTAGAGTTGCAGATCCTCAAGAACATTACTCTCCATATGTCGTCTACAAACCAAAAACTAACGTCTGAAGTAGTAACAAATGCTGTGAATAACGTAGGGGTTTCTGGAATCACGGAAGCG CAAGCACGCATTATTGTAAACAATGCGTTGAAGCTCTATTCTCAAGACAAGACTGGCATGGTGGATTTCGCCTTAGAATCTGGAG GTGGCAGTATTCTGAGTACTCGCTGTTCTGAAACCTATGAGACTAAAACAGCATTAATTAGCCTCTTTGGAATTCCTCTGTGGTACTTCTCTCAGTCTCCCAGAGTGGTGATTCAG CCGGACATGTATCCAGGAAACTGCTGGGCTTTCAAAGGATCACAAGGGTATCTTGTAGTTAGACTTTCAATGAAGATCTACCCAACTGCCTTTACAGTGGAACATATACCAAAAACACTTTCGCCAACAGGAAATATCACCAGTGCTCCTAAGAACTTTTCAGTATAT GGTCTAGATGATGAATATCAAGAAGAAGGTGTGCTTCTTGGACATTACTTTTATGACCAAGGAGGAGAGCCACTGCAGATGTTTCCAGTAAAG gaGGAAAATGAAAACGTATTCCAAATAGTGGAACTGAGAATTGTTTCTAACTGGGGACATGCAGAATATACATGTCTCTATCGGTTCAGAGTGCATGGGAAACCAGCTGAATAA
- the SUN1 gene encoding SUN domain-containing protein 1 isoform X4, with product MDFSRLHTYTPPQCVPENTGYTYALSSSYSSAALDFETEHKLDPVFDSPRMSRRSLRLAAAGFHKSDDARSDILHDGSYAGNVSFREQSKMVKQRKSMNKQSGTVRHTPRKNLSSSSIFSQSSFNSHASDTSMTSTVLDESLIREQTEVDHFWGLDDDGDPKGSDTTLMQGNGDVATAEMQTAVINGYTCNDCSMLSERKEVLTAYSASHVPSSRIYSRDRSQKHASRGASFYMNKILRLVKHAAASFASLLVHLVQMVLLKLGYEFKAHSDYCGSMNVKEIFRDNSRLGVHEESICYFMVHMLRTVGATGWLVSQKVLSLLWLPIVSSGRAASGMFWWLRTGWYQLVALMSLLSALLLRCLPKIFKLLLFLIPLLFLLGMWSWGFDGFVSLLPSLNWTRIHRVQRIDDAIHILKPQPDSSHSVQPPKGTINIFDSGRVTELEKQMAFVSDRCHHRDEEYRKVMLLLQNLQDQVAQMSDRSEILTLIKNVMSQHLTDMKEEEKTNFLALHQEHEMRIMTLGDLLGKLSAKSEDIQKELDIAKAKTMRDGDEHNHLLSKVKKLELELSQMKSELLNWQSVKTSCDKIDVIHEKVDAQVKESIKLMFFGDRQEDFPESLLQWLASNFVSKSDLQTLLQDLELQILKNITLHMSSTNQKLTSEVVTNAVNNVGVSGITEAQARIIVNNALKLYSQDKTGMVDFALESGGGSILSTRCSETYETKTALISLFGIPLWYFSQSPRVVIQPDMYPGNCWAFKGSQGYLVVRLSMKIYPTAFTVEHIPKTLSPTGNITSAPKNFSVYGLDDEYQEEGVLLGHYFYDQGGEPLQMFPVKEENENVFQIVELRIVSNWGHAEYTCLYRFRVHGKPAE from the exons ttCAAGTTATTCTTCGGCTGCTTTGGATTTTGAGACAGAGCACAAATTGGATCCGGTATTTGATTCACCAAGAATGTCACGGCGTAGTTTGCGGTTAGCTGCTGCAGGATTTCATAAATCGGATGATGCCCGAAGTGATATCCTTCATGATGGCTCTTACGCTGGAAATGTGTCTTTCAGAGAACAGTCTAA GATGGTGAAGCAACGCAAAAGTATGAATAAACAATCTGGCACTGTGAGACATACACCAAGGAAAAATCTATCCAGCTCTTCTATTTTTAGCCAAAGTAGTTTCAATAGCCATGCCAGTGATACATCAATGACATCCACTGTATTGGATGAATCTTTGATTCGAGAGCAGACTGAAGTTGATCATTTCTGGG gtcTTGATGATGATGGTGACCCGAAAG GTAGTGATACTACACTGATGCAGGGAAATGGTGATGTAGCAACAGCGGAAATGCAGACTGCAGTGATCAATGGCTATACTTGCAACGATTGCAGCATGCTTTCTGAACGGAAGGAGGTTCTTACAGCATACTCTGCTTCTCACGTGCCATCTTCCAGAATTTACTCGAGGGATAGGAGTCAGAAGCATGCATCTA gaGGTGCCTCTTTCTACATGAATAAGATTCTGCGATTGGTCAAACATGCTGCAGCATCTTTTGCATCACTCTTAGTGCATCTAGTTCAAATGGTTCTGCTGAAGCTGGGTTATGAGTTTAAAG CTCACTCAGATTACTGTGGAAGCATGAACGTAAAGGAGATTTTCAGAGACAATAGCCGTCTTGGTGTACATGAGGAATCAATAT GTTACTTTATGGTTCACATGTTGCGAACAGTGGGAGCAACTGGATGGCTTGTGTCTCAGAAGGTGTTGTCTCTACTTTGGCTGCCCATTGTTTCTTCAG GGAGGGCAGCTTCTGGCATGTTCTGGTGGCTTAGAACTGGATGGTATCAACTTGTTGCTCTAATGTCTTTGCTCAGTGCGCTGCTTCTTAG ATGCCTTCCAAAGATTTTCAAGCTATTACTGTTTCTCATCCCGCTGCTGTTTTTACTAG GTATGTGGTCCTGGGGATTTGATGGCTTCGTTTCACTACTACCCTCATTGAACTGGACAAGAATTCACAGAGTACAGAGAATAGATGATGCTATTCATATTCTCAAACCACAGCCTGATTCTTCTCATTCTGTGCAGCCTCCAAAG GGTACCATAAATATCTTTGATTCTGGTCGTGTAACTGAGCTGGAAAAGCAAATGGCCTTCGTGTCTGACAGATGCCATCACCGTGATGAAGAATATAGGAAAGTGATGCTTCTACTCCAGAATCTTCAAGATCAAGTTGCCCAGATGAGTGACAGAAGTGAAATATTGACACTAATAAAAAATGTGATGAGTCAGCATCTCACAGAtatgaaagaggaggaaaag actaaCTTCCTGGCTTTACATCAAGAACATGAGATGCGCATCATGACACTGGGAGACCTTCTTGGAAAACTTTCTGCTAAATCTGAG GACATCCAGAAGGAGCTTGACATAGCCAAAGCAAAAACAATGCG AGATGGTGATGAACATAATCACCTTTTATCCAAAGTTAAAAAGCTGGAACTAGAGTTGTCTCAGATGAAATCAGAGCTGTTAAATTGGCAAAGTGTGAAGACAAGCTGCGACAAAATAGATGTCATTCATGAGAAA GTAGATGCCCAGGTCAAAGAATCCATCAAGCTAATGTTTTTCGGTGATCGCCAGGAAGACTTTCCTGAATCACTTCTCCAATGGCTTGCATCCAATTTTGTGAGCAAAAGTGATTTGCAGACTTTGCTGCAGGATCTAGAGTTGCAGATCCTCAAGAACATTACTCTCCATATGTCGTCTACAAACCAAAAACTAACGTCTGAAGTAGTAACAAATGCTGTGAATAACGTAGGGGTTTCTGGAATCACGGAAGCG CAAGCACGCATTATTGTAAACAATGCGTTGAAGCTCTATTCTCAAGACAAGACTGGCATGGTGGATTTCGCCTTAGAATCTGGAG GTGGCAGTATTCTGAGTACTCGCTGTTCTGAAACCTATGAGACTAAAACAGCATTAATTAGCCTCTTTGGAATTCCTCTGTGGTACTTCTCTCAGTCTCCCAGAGTGGTGATTCAG CCGGACATGTATCCAGGAAACTGCTGGGCTTTCAAAGGATCACAAGGGTATCTTGTAGTTAGACTTTCAATGAAGATCTACCCAACTGCCTTTACAGTGGAACATATACCAAAAACACTTTCGCCAACAGGAAATATCACCAGTGCTCCTAAGAACTTTTCAGTATAT GGTCTAGATGATGAATATCAAGAAGAAGGTGTGCTTCTTGGACATTACTTTTATGACCAAGGAGGAGAGCCACTGCAGATGTTTCCAGTAAAG gaGGAAAATGAAAACGTATTCCAAATAGTGGAACTGAGAATTGTTTCTAACTGGGGACATGCAGAATATACATGTCTCTATCGGTTCAGAGTGCATGGGAAACCAGCTGAATAA
- the SUN1 gene encoding SUN domain-containing protein 1 isoform X7: MDFSRLHTYTPPQCVPENTGYTYALSSSYSSAALDFETEHKLDPVFDSPRMSRRSLRLAAAGFHKSDDARSDILHDGSYAGNVSFREQSKMVKQRKSMNKQSGTVRHTPRKNLSSSSIFSQSSFNSHASDTSMTSTVLDESLIREQTEVDHFWGLDDDGDPKGSDTTLMQGNGDVATAEMQTAVINGYTCNDCSMLSERKEVLTAYSASHVPSSRIYSRDRSQKHASRGASFYMNKILRLVKHAAASFASLLVHLVQMVLLKLGYEFKAHSDYCGSMNVKEIFRDNSRLGVHEESIWRAASGMFWWLRTGWYQLVALMSLLSALLLRCLPKIFKLLLFLIPLLFLLGMWSWGFDGFVSLLPSLNWTRIHRVQRIDDAIHILKPQPDSSHSVQPPKGTINIFDSGRVTELEKQMAFVSDRCHHRDEEYRKVMLLLQNLQDQVAQMSDRSEILTLIKNVMSQHLTDMKEEEKTNFLALHQEHEMRIMTLGDLLGKLSAKSEDIQKELDIAKAKTMRDGDEHNHLLSKVKKLELELSQMKSELLNWQSVKTSCDKIDVIHEKVDAQVKESIKLMFFGDRQEDFPESLLQWLASNFVSKSDLQTLLQDLELQILKNITLHMSSTNQKLTSEVVTNAVNNVGVSGITEAQARIIVNNALKLYSQDKTGMVDFALESGGGSILSTRCSETYETKTALISLFGIPLWYFSQSPRVVIQPDMYPGNCWAFKGSQGYLVVRLSMKIYPTAFTVEHIPKTLSPTGNITSAPKNFSVYGLDDEYQEEGVLLGHYFYDQGGEPLQMFPVKEENENVFQIVELRIVSNWGHAEYTCLYRFRVHGKPAE; encoded by the exons ttCAAGTTATTCTTCGGCTGCTTTGGATTTTGAGACAGAGCACAAATTGGATCCGGTATTTGATTCACCAAGAATGTCACGGCGTAGTTTGCGGTTAGCTGCTGCAGGATTTCATAAATCGGATGATGCCCGAAGTGATATCCTTCATGATGGCTCTTACGCTGGAAATGTGTCTTTCAGAGAACAGTCTAA GATGGTGAAGCAACGCAAAAGTATGAATAAACAATCTGGCACTGTGAGACATACACCAAGGAAAAATCTATCCAGCTCTTCTATTTTTAGCCAAAGTAGTTTCAATAGCCATGCCAGTGATACATCAATGACATCCACTGTATTGGATGAATCTTTGATTCGAGAGCAGACTGAAGTTGATCATTTCTGGG gtcTTGATGATGATGGTGACCCGAAAG GTAGTGATACTACACTGATGCAGGGAAATGGTGATGTAGCAACAGCGGAAATGCAGACTGCAGTGATCAATGGCTATACTTGCAACGATTGCAGCATGCTTTCTGAACGGAAGGAGGTTCTTACAGCATACTCTGCTTCTCACGTGCCATCTTCCAGAATTTACTCGAGGGATAGGAGTCAGAAGCATGCATCTA gaGGTGCCTCTTTCTACATGAATAAGATTCTGCGATTGGTCAAACATGCTGCAGCATCTTTTGCATCACTCTTAGTGCATCTAGTTCAAATGGTTCTGCTGAAGCTGGGTTATGAGTTTAAAG CTCACTCAGATTACTGTGGAAGCATGAACGTAAAGGAGATTTTCAGAGACAATAGCCGTCTTGGTGTACATGAGGAATCAATAT GGAGGGCAGCTTCTGGCATGTTCTGGTGGCTTAGAACTGGATGGTATCAACTTGTTGCTCTAATGTCTTTGCTCAGTGCGCTGCTTCTTAG ATGCCTTCCAAAGATTTTCAAGCTATTACTGTTTCTCATCCCGCTGCTGTTTTTACTAG GTATGTGGTCCTGGGGATTTGATGGCTTCGTTTCACTACTACCCTCATTGAACTGGACAAGAATTCACAGAGTACAGAGAATAGATGATGCTATTCATATTCTCAAACCACAGCCTGATTCTTCTCATTCTGTGCAGCCTCCAAAG GGTACCATAAATATCTTTGATTCTGGTCGTGTAACTGAGCTGGAAAAGCAAATGGCCTTCGTGTCTGACAGATGCCATCACCGTGATGAAGAATATAGGAAAGTGATGCTTCTACTCCAGAATCTTCAAGATCAAGTTGCCCAGATGAGTGACAGAAGTGAAATATTGACACTAATAAAAAATGTGATGAGTCAGCATCTCACAGAtatgaaagaggaggaaaag actaaCTTCCTGGCTTTACATCAAGAACATGAGATGCGCATCATGACACTGGGAGACCTTCTTGGAAAACTTTCTGCTAAATCTGAG GACATCCAGAAGGAGCTTGACATAGCCAAAGCAAAAACAATGCG AGATGGTGATGAACATAATCACCTTTTATCCAAAGTTAAAAAGCTGGAACTAGAGTTGTCTCAGATGAAATCAGAGCTGTTAAATTGGCAAAGTGTGAAGACAAGCTGCGACAAAATAGATGTCATTCATGAGAAA GTAGATGCCCAGGTCAAAGAATCCATCAAGCTAATGTTTTTCGGTGATCGCCAGGAAGACTTTCCTGAATCACTTCTCCAATGGCTTGCATCCAATTTTGTGAGCAAAAGTGATTTGCAGACTTTGCTGCAGGATCTAGAGTTGCAGATCCTCAAGAACATTACTCTCCATATGTCGTCTACAAACCAAAAACTAACGTCTGAAGTAGTAACAAATGCTGTGAATAACGTAGGGGTTTCTGGAATCACGGAAGCG CAAGCACGCATTATTGTAAACAATGCGTTGAAGCTCTATTCTCAAGACAAGACTGGCATGGTGGATTTCGCCTTAGAATCTGGAG GTGGCAGTATTCTGAGTACTCGCTGTTCTGAAACCTATGAGACTAAAACAGCATTAATTAGCCTCTTTGGAATTCCTCTGTGGTACTTCTCTCAGTCTCCCAGAGTGGTGATTCAG CCGGACATGTATCCAGGAAACTGCTGGGCTTTCAAAGGATCACAAGGGTATCTTGTAGTTAGACTTTCAATGAAGATCTACCCAACTGCCTTTACAGTGGAACATATACCAAAAACACTTTCGCCAACAGGAAATATCACCAGTGCTCCTAAGAACTTTTCAGTATAT GGTCTAGATGATGAATATCAAGAAGAAGGTGTGCTTCTTGGACATTACTTTTATGACCAAGGAGGAGAGCCACTGCAGATGTTTCCAGTAAAG gaGGAAAATGAAAACGTATTCCAAATAGTGGAACTGAGAATTGTTTCTAACTGGGGACATGCAGAATATACATGTCTCTATCGGTTCAGAGTGCATGGGAAACCAGCTGAATAA
- the SUN1 gene encoding SUN domain-containing protein 1 isoform X8, with the protein MDFSRLHTYTPPQCVPENTGYTYALSSSYSSAALDFETEHKLDPVFDSPRMSRRSLRLAAAGFHKSDDARSDILHDGSYAGNVSFREQSKMVKQRKSMNKQSGTVRHTPRKNLSSSSIFSQSSFNSHASDTSMTSTVLDESLIREQTEVDHFWGLDDDGDPKGSDTTLMQGNGDVATAEMQTAVINGYTCNDCSMLSERKEVLTAYSASHVPSSRIYSRDRSQKHASTHSDYCGSMNVKEIFRDNSRLGVHEESICDDCKGKKHLETYTTDHMQSSWAKRVARTIWHTFSYAGRAASGMFWWLRTGWYQLVALMSLLSALLLRCLPKIFKLLLFLIPLLFLLGMWSWGFDGFVSLLPSLNWTRIHRVQRIDDAIHILKPQPDSSHSVQPPKGTINIFDSGRVTELEKQMAFVSDRCHHRDEEYRKVMLLLQNLQDQVAQMSDRSEILTLIKNVMSQHLTDMKEEEKTNFLALHQEHEMRIMTLGDLLGKLSAKSEDIQKELDIAKAKTMRDGDEHNHLLSKVKKLELELSQMKSELLNWQSVKTSCDKIDVIHEKVDAQVKESIKLMFFGDRQEDFPESLLQWLASNFVSKSDLQTLLQDLELQILKNITLHMSSTNQKLTSEVVTNAVNNVGVSGITEAQARIIVNNALKLYSQDKTGMVDFALESGGGSILSTRCSETYETKTALISLFGIPLWYFSQSPRVVIQPDMYPGNCWAFKGSQGYLVVRLSMKIYPTAFTVEHIPKTLSPTGNITSAPKNFSVYGLDDEYQEEGVLLGHYFYDQGGEPLQMFPVKEENENVFQIVELRIVSNWGHAEYTCLYRFRVHGKPAE; encoded by the exons ttCAAGTTATTCTTCGGCTGCTTTGGATTTTGAGACAGAGCACAAATTGGATCCGGTATTTGATTCACCAAGAATGTCACGGCGTAGTTTGCGGTTAGCTGCTGCAGGATTTCATAAATCGGATGATGCCCGAAGTGATATCCTTCATGATGGCTCTTACGCTGGAAATGTGTCTTTCAGAGAACAGTCTAA GATGGTGAAGCAACGCAAAAGTATGAATAAACAATCTGGCACTGTGAGACATACACCAAGGAAAAATCTATCCAGCTCTTCTATTTTTAGCCAAAGTAGTTTCAATAGCCATGCCAGTGATACATCAATGACATCCACTGTATTGGATGAATCTTTGATTCGAGAGCAGACTGAAGTTGATCATTTCTGGG gtcTTGATGATGATGGTGACCCGAAAG GTAGTGATACTACACTGATGCAGGGAAATGGTGATGTAGCAACAGCGGAAATGCAGACTGCAGTGATCAATGGCTATACTTGCAACGATTGCAGCATGCTTTCTGAACGGAAGGAGGTTCTTACAGCATACTCTGCTTCTCACGTGCCATCTTCCAGAATTTACTCGAGGGATAGGAGTCAGAAGCATGCATCTA CTCACTCAGATTACTGTGGAAGCATGAACGTAAAGGAGATTTTCAGAGACAATAGCCGTCTTGGTGTACATGAGGAATCAATAT GTGATGACTGTAAGGGGAAGAAACATCTTGAAACATACACCACAGACCACATGCAATCCTCATGGGCTAAAAGGGTAGCAAGGACCATTTGGCACACCTTTTCTTATGCAG GGAGGGCAGCTTCTGGCATGTTCTGGTGGCTTAGAACTGGATGGTATCAACTTGTTGCTCTAATGTCTTTGCTCAGTGCGCTGCTTCTTAG ATGCCTTCCAAAGATTTTCAAGCTATTACTGTTTCTCATCCCGCTGCTGTTTTTACTAG GTATGTGGTCCTGGGGATTTGATGGCTTCGTTTCACTACTACCCTCATTGAACTGGACAAGAATTCACAGAGTACAGAGAATAGATGATGCTATTCATATTCTCAAACCACAGCCTGATTCTTCTCATTCTGTGCAGCCTCCAAAG GGTACCATAAATATCTTTGATTCTGGTCGTGTAACTGAGCTGGAAAAGCAAATGGCCTTCGTGTCTGACAGATGCCATCACCGTGATGAAGAATATAGGAAAGTGATGCTTCTACTCCAGAATCTTCAAGATCAAGTTGCCCAGATGAGTGACAGAAGTGAAATATTGACACTAATAAAAAATGTGATGAGTCAGCATCTCACAGAtatgaaagaggaggaaaag actaaCTTCCTGGCTTTACATCAAGAACATGAGATGCGCATCATGACACTGGGAGACCTTCTTGGAAAACTTTCTGCTAAATCTGAG GACATCCAGAAGGAGCTTGACATAGCCAAAGCAAAAACAATGCG AGATGGTGATGAACATAATCACCTTTTATCCAAAGTTAAAAAGCTGGAACTAGAGTTGTCTCAGATGAAATCAGAGCTGTTAAATTGGCAAAGTGTGAAGACAAGCTGCGACAAAATAGATGTCATTCATGAGAAA GTAGATGCCCAGGTCAAAGAATCCATCAAGCTAATGTTTTTCGGTGATCGCCAGGAAGACTTTCCTGAATCACTTCTCCAATGGCTTGCATCCAATTTTGTGAGCAAAAGTGATTTGCAGACTTTGCTGCAGGATCTAGAGTTGCAGATCCTCAAGAACATTACTCTCCATATGTCGTCTACAAACCAAAAACTAACGTCTGAAGTAGTAACAAATGCTGTGAATAACGTAGGGGTTTCTGGAATCACGGAAGCG CAAGCACGCATTATTGTAAACAATGCGTTGAAGCTCTATTCTCAAGACAAGACTGGCATGGTGGATTTCGCCTTAGAATCTGGAG GTGGCAGTATTCTGAGTACTCGCTGTTCTGAAACCTATGAGACTAAAACAGCATTAATTAGCCTCTTTGGAATTCCTCTGTGGTACTTCTCTCAGTCTCCCAGAGTGGTGATTCAG CCGGACATGTATCCAGGAAACTGCTGGGCTTTCAAAGGATCACAAGGGTATCTTGTAGTTAGACTTTCAATGAAGATCTACCCAACTGCCTTTACAGTGGAACATATACCAAAAACACTTTCGCCAACAGGAAATATCACCAGTGCTCCTAAGAACTTTTCAGTATAT GGTCTAGATGATGAATATCAAGAAGAAGGTGTGCTTCTTGGACATTACTTTTATGACCAAGGAGGAGAGCCACTGCAGATGTTTCCAGTAAAG gaGGAAAATGAAAACGTATTCCAAATAGTGGAACTGAGAATTGTTTCTAACTGGGGACATGCAGAATATACATGTCTCTATCGGTTCAGAGTGCATGGGAAACCAGCTGAATAA